In the genome of Ptychodera flava strain L36383 chromosome 13, AS_Pfla_20210202, whole genome shotgun sequence, one region contains:
- the LOC139147089 gene encoding transcription factor Sox-3-like, whose amino-acid sequence MADKQGYVKRPMNAFMVWSRSMRRKMQRENPKMHNSEISRKLGAEWKVLSDAEKRPFIEESKRLQAVHLKEHPDYKYKPKRSKKSANQAVAMNSPVVISSGTLSPAVVTLGIPQLALASPITTAAMPGQQTTMPVFARPPVISTTHVQQQQQGTTGSAVVGTPVISTTQTQQPTGTIAAIPVISTSPAISTSQLQPASASSSASTSQSTTSAPATVGTNSTENGPNAQPQLPVVVYFRT is encoded by the coding sequence ATGGCTGATAAACAGGGGTACGTAAAGCGACCAATGAACGCATTTATGGTTTGGTCGCGCAGTATGCGGCGTAAGATGCAAcgtgaaaatccaaaaatgcACAACTCAGAAATAAGCAGGAAACTTGGTGCAGAATGGAAAGTCTTGAGTGATGCCGAGAAACGGCCTTTTATTGAAGAGTCGAAGCGATTGCAAGCAGTGCACCTCAAAGAGCACCCTGATTATAAATATAAACCAAAGCGTTCGAAGAAGTCGGCGAACCAGGCTGTCGCTATGAATAGTCCGGTAGTTATTTCCAGCGGAACCCTGTCTCCAGCAGTGGTCACTTTAGGTATACCACAGCTGGCCCTAGCTTCACCGATTACTACCGCGGCAATGCCAGGCCAACAAACCACCATGCCAGTTTTCGCGAGACCCCCAGTGATCTCAACAACGCACGTtcaacaacagcagcaaggaACTACCGGAAGTGCCGTGGTAGGCACTCCCGTAATCTCAACAACTCAGACACAACAACCAACCGGCACGATTGCGGCAATTCCAGTCATTTCAACGTCACCAGCCATTTCAACATCACAATTACAACCAGCATCGGCCAGTAGCTCTGCTTCAACTTCACAAAGCACCACATCGGCTCCAGCTACTGTCGGCACAAACAGCACAGAGAATGGACCCAATGCTCAGCCACAACTACCGGTAGTTGTCTACTTCAGAACTTAG